Proteins encoded together in one Streptomyces asoensis window:
- a CDS encoding bifunctional glycosyltransferase 87/phosphatase PAP2 family protein encodes MANAEHSGRRAADASGATADGTARPRLHAARLGLWLIAALLAVRQVAAVLGTPRGERLTDLETWVGPDGVLHVSGSLYDSTRFTGTPFTGLVLKPLTRAAEQALGWGWTFGSLLLVAALGLIMARALPRPAGRRTALLAAPVAISLLMLSLPVRNALWLGQTSIVPVLLVLLGCFVVRDRLAAGVLIGLAAALQPTVLLFVALLWCTGRRRSAVAASASFAAGTALAWAAMPHDSYTYWVHHLAGAGLGGEADELANQSLHGALLRLGLSGPPEIGLFLALGAAVAVLAVRRAVRYARDGQLLLAVAVTGCAAVAVSPTTWQHQLLWVLPAAVGRVGRRASDRYVWPVAVVLVTTLPAKMLLPNMAALYPLRDNAILLAALAAATVLPFLARTSPFYRAPVPARYARPVPARWKHVPLLPFLKRVTTRPNLLLELLLIRVTYAAYQRVRLAATGGTNSGGRSRAEEHGRQILDIERFLHLDIEHWANHAVVKVGWLRNFFDFYYESFHFVVPLSVLAVLYRRRPVDYRWARASLGFATLLALVGFWLYPLAPPRLMPDLGVIDTVHGVQDFSQPDYGTLTALTNQYAAMPSLHFGWSLWCGLVIAIVAPRRWMKALGLLHPLFTVSSIVATGNHWVLDAVGGAAVVCAGFGLSYLFMGPRAGSVPSAAASAARAETADGPGGEPRSSQSASGSASASGSASASGGDPSSTGEEPKERTRSG; translated from the coding sequence GTGGCGAATGCGGAGCACAGCGGGCGACGAGCGGCGGATGCGTCAGGAGCGACCGCGGACGGCACGGCGAGACCGCGCCTGCACGCGGCCCGCCTCGGCCTCTGGCTGATCGCGGCGCTCCTCGCCGTACGCCAGGTGGCCGCCGTCCTCGGCACCCCGCGCGGGGAACGGCTGACCGACCTGGAGACCTGGGTCGGGCCGGACGGCGTCCTGCACGTCAGCGGCTCGCTCTACGACTCGACGCGCTTCACGGGCACGCCCTTCACGGGCCTGGTCCTCAAGCCCCTCACCCGCGCGGCGGAACAGGCCCTGGGCTGGGGCTGGACCTTCGGCAGCCTGCTGCTGGTCGCCGCCCTCGGCCTGATCATGGCCCGCGCCCTGCCCCGGCCGGCCGGCAGACGGACGGCGCTGCTCGCCGCGCCGGTCGCGATCAGCCTGCTGATGCTGTCCCTGCCGGTCCGCAACGCCCTCTGGCTCGGCCAGACGAGCATCGTCCCGGTGCTGCTGGTCCTGCTCGGCTGCTTCGTCGTACGGGACCGCCTGGCCGCCGGCGTCCTGATCGGCCTGGCCGCCGCCCTCCAGCCCACCGTCCTGCTGTTCGTGGCGCTGCTGTGGTGCACCGGCCGCCGCCGCTCCGCGGTCGCCGCGAGCGCCTCCTTCGCCGCCGGGACGGCGCTCGCCTGGGCGGCGATGCCGCACGACTCGTACACCTACTGGGTGCATCACCTGGCGGGCGCCGGACTCGGTGGCGAGGCCGACGAGCTCGCCAACCAGTCCCTGCACGGCGCCCTGCTCCGGCTCGGCCTCTCCGGACCGCCGGAGATCGGCCTGTTCCTGGCGCTGGGCGCGGCGGTGGCCGTACTCGCCGTCCGCCGCGCGGTCCGCTACGCGCGCGACGGCCAACTGCTGCTGGCGGTCGCCGTCACCGGCTGCGCGGCCGTCGCCGTCTCGCCCACGACCTGGCAGCACCAGCTGCTGTGGGTCCTGCCGGCGGCGGTGGGACGGGTCGGCAGACGCGCCTCCGACCGCTATGTGTGGCCGGTCGCCGTCGTCCTCGTGACGACCCTCCCCGCGAAGATGCTGCTGCCGAACATGGCGGCCCTGTACCCCCTGCGCGACAACGCGATACTCCTCGCGGCCCTCGCGGCGGCCACGGTCCTCCCCTTCCTGGCGCGCACGTCCCCCTTCTACCGCGCGCCCGTCCCGGCGCGGTACGCGCGGCCGGTCCCGGCCCGCTGGAAGCACGTACCGCTGCTCCCCTTCCTGAAGCGGGTGACGACCCGCCCGAACCTGCTCCTCGAACTCCTCCTGATCCGCGTCACGTACGCGGCGTACCAGCGGGTCCGGCTGGCGGCGACGGGCGGCACCAACTCCGGCGGACGGTCACGCGCGGAGGAGCACGGACGGCAGATCCTCGACATCGAGCGGTTCCTGCACCTCGACATCGAGCACTGGGCCAACCACGCCGTAGTCAAGGTCGGGTGGCTGCGGAACTTCTTCGACTTCTATTACGAATCCTTCCATTTCGTGGTGCCGCTGTCGGTGCTGGCCGTCCTCTACCGGCGCCGCCCGGTCGACTACCGCTGGGCCCGTGCCTCCCTCGGCTTCGCGACCCTGCTCGCCCTGGTCGGGTTCTGGCTCTACCCGCTGGCCCCGCCCCGTCTGATGCCGGACCTCGGCGTCATCGACACGGTCCACGGCGTCCAGGACTTCTCCCAGCCCGACTACGGCACCCTCACGGCGCTGACCAACCAGTACGCGGCGATGCCGTCGCTGCACTTCGGCTGGTCGCTGTGGTGCGGGCTGGTCATCGCGATCGTGGCCCCGAGGCGGTGGATGAAGGCGCTGGGCCTGCTGCATCCGCTCTTCACGGTGTCGTCCATCGTGGCGACCGGCAACCACTGGGTGCTGGACGCGGTCGGCGGAGCCGCGGTGGTCTGCGCCGGCTTCGGTCTGTCGTACCTGTTCATGGGCCCGCGGGCCGGGTCCGTCCCGTCGGCGGCGGCGTCGGCGGCGCGGGCCGAGACGGCGGACGGACCGGGCGGGGAGCCGCGGTCCTCGCAGTCGGCCTCGGGCTCGGCGTCCGCCTCGGGCTCGGCGTCCGCCTCGGGCGGCGACCCGTCGTCCACCGGGGAGGAGCCGAAGGAGCGGACCCGGAGCGGGTGA
- a CDS encoding DUF2330 domain-containing protein has protein sequence MLEGMRGMVGFLRGLRARRKGLRGRVAAVLLMVLAVQLGSLVAPAYACGCGALLPGDQRMLAVDREVSVVRWDGAQEQIVMRLTVGGDAERAAWIMPVPHRATVRLGDPALFDQLARATAPLHRTRHHFWPQDGDWPLTTGGDTAGPPPPRAAPGVGVIGRQRLGPFEVARLTATDPGQLETWLRGNDFALPAALEGALRPYVDRRWEYVAVRLAPESAGTVLRGELQPLHLTFAADSLVYPMRLSRLAAVPQSLGLYVLAAHRMEPASRIGGGRPRVTFAGPVGATTGPLAALAAGAPFLTAVAQEFPRPSEISGDHELRRAPADTPYRQVIYEDRLIALAGVPVWLLTVLGALLALNATAVVLGVRWGRARRAPFPDPTPTAPPDHSPPPPARPPTPPTPPALAVRPGPAATTVPPAPPAPSTAPIPANHACPAAPPPPPGPPRSVAPPTPLGPPGPAAPPTPPGPPRSVAPPTPLGPPGPAAPPTPPGPPRSVAPPAPLGPPGPAAPPTPPGPPRSVAPPAPLGPPGPAAPPAPLGAPGSVAPPMPPGPSGSVAPPVPAPRIPVGAPGVVAPPVPSAPPAPPGPPVEAGPRGSGGPSGSGGPQVPGALPFHGVPHPRARRSVRTSPPVDVPPIPGGPPAHAARQAPADPAWRTDSRVPGIPPVPTAPPPPPATGPSPAAATPAPAPAQSTESGSVTAPEAAARRTPPAPSWPPSAGRTAPPATPPAPNG, from the coding sequence GTGCTGGAGGGGATGCGGGGCATGGTCGGTTTCCTGCGGGGGCTGCGGGCGCGTCGGAAGGGGTTACGCGGGCGGGTCGCGGCCGTGCTGCTGATGGTGCTGGCGGTCCAGCTCGGTTCGCTCGTCGCACCGGCGTACGCCTGCGGTTGCGGCGCACTGCTCCCGGGCGACCAGCGGATGCTCGCGGTGGACCGCGAGGTCTCCGTCGTGCGCTGGGACGGCGCGCAGGAACAGATCGTGATGCGCCTGACGGTCGGCGGGGACGCCGAACGGGCCGCCTGGATCATGCCCGTGCCGCACCGGGCGACGGTCCGGCTCGGCGATCCGGCGCTGTTCGACCAGTTGGCCCGGGCCACGGCTCCCCTGCACCGCACGCGGCACCACTTCTGGCCGCAGGACGGGGACTGGCCGCTGACCACGGGCGGCGACACGGCGGGCCCGCCGCCGCCCCGGGCCGCGCCGGGCGTGGGCGTGATCGGGCGCCAGCGGCTCGGGCCGTTCGAGGTGGCCCGGCTCACCGCCACCGACCCCGGGCAGCTGGAGACATGGCTGCGCGGCAACGACTTCGCCCTCCCCGCCGCGCTGGAGGGCGCGCTCCGGCCGTACGTGGACCGGCGCTGGGAGTACGTGGCGGTACGGCTGGCCCCGGAGAGCGCCGGCACGGTGCTGCGCGGCGAACTCCAGCCGCTGCACCTGACGTTCGCGGCCGACTCACTCGTCTATCCGATGCGGCTGTCCCGGCTCGCGGCCGTCCCGCAGTCGCTCGGCCTGTACGTCCTCGCGGCGCACCGGATGGAACCGGCGTCGCGGATCGGCGGCGGACGGCCGCGGGTGACGTTCGCGGGCCCGGTCGGCGCGACGACGGGGCCGCTGGCCGCGCTGGCCGCGGGCGCGCCGTTCCTGACGGCCGTCGCCCAGGAGTTCCCGCGGCCTTCGGAGATCTCCGGGGACCACGAGCTGCGGCGGGCGCCGGCGGACACCCCCTACCGGCAGGTGATCTACGAGGACCGCCTGATCGCGCTGGCCGGGGTCCCGGTGTGGCTGCTGACGGTCCTGGGCGCACTGCTCGCCCTCAACGCGACGGCGGTCGTCCTGGGCGTCCGCTGGGGGCGGGCCCGCCGAGCCCCCTTCCCCGACCCGACCCCCACGGCACCCCCGGACCACTCCCCGCCCCCACCCGCTCGGCCCCCGACCCCACCGACCCCACCGGCTCTGGCCGTTCGGCCGGGCCCCGCAGCCACAACGGTCCCACCGGCCCCGCCCGCGCCGAGCACCGCACCGATTCCGGCCAACCATGCATGTCCCGCTGCCCCACCGCCCCCACCCGGCCCGCCGCGTTCCGTCGCCCCACCGACCCCGCTCGGCCCGCCGGGCCCCGCAGCCCCACCGACCCCACCCGGCCCGCCGCGTTCCGTCGCCCCACCGACCCCGCTCGGCCCGCCGGGCCCCGCAGCCCCACCGACCCCACCCGGCCCGCCGCGTTCCGTCGCCCCACCGGCCCCGCTCGGCCCGCCGGGCCCCGCTGCCCCACCGACCCCACCCGGCCCGCCGCGTTCCGTCGCCCCACCGGCCCCGCTCGGCCCGCCGGGCCCCGCAGCCCCACCGGCCCCGCTCGGCGCGCCGGGTTCCGTCGCCCCACCGATGCCTCCCGGCCCGTCGGGTTCCGTCGCCCCGCCGGTTCCGGCTCCGCGGATTCCGGTCGGTGCGCCGGGCGTTGTCGCGCCGCCGGTTCCGAGTGCCCCACCGGCGCCGCCCGGTCCGCCGGTCGAGGCGGGTCCGCGCGGCTCGGGCGGTCCGAGCGGCTCGGGCGGTCCGCAGGTGCCGGGTGCCCTGCCGTTCCACGGCGTTCCGCACCCTCGGGCCCGCAGGTCGGTCCGTACGAGCCCTCCGGTGGACGTTCCGCCGATACCGGGCGGTCCGCCTGCGCACGCGGCCCGGCAGGCTCCGGCGGACCCGGCGTGGCGCACGGACTCCCGGGTGCCGGGGATCCCTCCCGTCCCTACGGCCCCGCCGCCCCCTCCCGCGACCGGGCCGTCGCCCGCGGCCGCCACGCCGGCACCGGCACCGGCCCAGAGCACCGAGTCGGGCTCCGTCACCGCGCCGGAGGCGGCCGCGCGTCGTACGCCCCCGGCGCCGTCATGGCCCCCGTCCGCCGGACGGACCGCGCCTCCGGCCACGCCTCCTGCGCCGAACGGCTGA
- a CDS encoding O-methyltransferase, protein MSESQAWDAVDAYFTDHLAPDDEVTAAALRDSEAAGLPHVNVTANQGKLLQLLAEIQGARNILEIGTLGGYSTIWLARALPADGRLISLEYDPGHAEVAVRNIARAGLDKVAEVRVGAALDSLPLLADENPPPFDLVFIDADKANNAPYLEWALRLTSAGSLIVVDNVVRGGRVADADDGGADVRGTRAAIELIGSHPRLSGTAIQTVGAKGYDGFALARVLA, encoded by the coding sequence ATGAGCGAGTCGCAGGCCTGGGACGCCGTCGACGCCTACTTCACCGACCATCTCGCCCCGGACGACGAGGTGACGGCGGCCGCGCTGAGGGACAGCGAGGCCGCCGGACTGCCGCACGTCAACGTCACCGCCAACCAGGGCAAACTGCTCCAGCTGCTCGCCGAGATCCAGGGAGCCCGCAACATCCTGGAGATCGGCACGCTGGGCGGATACAGCACGATCTGGCTGGCCCGCGCGCTCCCTGCGGACGGCCGGCTGATCTCGCTGGAGTACGACCCGGGGCACGCGGAGGTCGCCGTCCGCAACATCGCCCGCGCGGGCCTCGACAAGGTGGCCGAGGTGCGGGTCGGCGCGGCCCTGGACTCGCTGCCGTTGCTGGCCGACGAGAACCCGCCCCCGTTCGACCTCGTCTTCATCGACGCCGACAAGGCGAACAACGCGCCCTACCTGGAGTGGGCGCTGAGGCTCACCAGCGCGGGCAGTCTGATCGTCGTCGACAACGTCGTCCGGGGCGGCCGGGTGGCGGACGCGGACGACGGCGGGGCCGACGTCCGCGGCACCCGCGCCGCGATCGAGCTCATCGGCTCGCACCCCAGGCTCAGCGGCACGGCGATCCAGACCGTGGGCGCGAAGGGGTACGACGGCTTCGCGCTGGCGCGCGTGCTGGCCTAG
- a CDS encoding DUF1992 domain-containing protein, with the protein MTERKPPGVPFESWVDKQIRDAERRGEFAQLPGTGQPLPEITDTAYDELWWIKRKMAREGLSVLPPALALRKEAEDALAAAYAAPSERLVRKIVTDVNVKLRDMMFKPPPGPPLGMQPYDVEAVVREWRERRAAAGTTDGADGAP; encoded by the coding sequence ATGACCGAGCGAAAGCCACCTGGTGTTCCTTTCGAGTCCTGGGTCGACAAGCAGATCCGGGACGCCGAACGGCGTGGTGAGTTCGCCCAACTGCCGGGGACCGGGCAGCCGTTGCCGGAGATCACGGACACGGCGTACGACGAACTCTGGTGGATCAAGCGCAAGATGGCCCGCGAGGGCCTGTCCGTCCTGCCTCCGGCGCTCGCCCTGCGCAAGGAGGCGGAGGACGCGCTCGCGGCGGCCTACGCGGCGCCTTCGGAGCGCCTCGTCCGGAAGATCGTCACGGACGTCAACGTCAAACTGCGCGACATGATGTTCAAGCCGCCGCCCGGCCCCCCGCTGGGCATGCAGCCGTACGACGTCGAAGCGGTCGTACGGGAGTGGCGGGAGCGCCGGGCGGCGGCTGGAACCACGGACGGGGCCGACGGGGCCCCGTAG
- a CDS encoding GNAT family N-acetyltransferase produces the protein MTTSPAWTITPERHDTADARALWRAYYTEVSDRYYLLHEGRRTDPVELERGIAARTGAELTPPAGLLLVGRFGGEPAGCAGVRLLDAATAELTRVFVREGLRGHGGAALLVRGAEDAARALGATRMVLDTRADLVEARALYARLGYAETEPHNADPYADHWFGKSLR, from the coding sequence ATGACGACCTCGCCGGCATGGACCATCACCCCCGAGCGGCACGACACCGCCGACGCCCGCGCGCTCTGGCGGGCGTACTACACCGAGGTCAGCGACCGCTACTACCTGCTGCACGAGGGACGCCGTACCGATCCGGTCGAGCTGGAACGCGGGATCGCCGCGCGCACCGGCGCCGAACTCACGCCGCCCGCAGGCCTGTTGCTGGTCGGACGGTTCGGCGGTGAGCCGGCCGGGTGCGCGGGCGTACGGCTGCTGGACGCGGCCACCGCGGAACTCACCCGGGTGTTCGTGCGGGAGGGGCTGCGCGGCCACGGGGGCGCGGCGCTGCTCGTCCGTGGCGCCGAGGACGCCGCCCGGGCGCTCGGCGCCACGCGGATGGTCCTCGACACGCGCGCCGACCTCGTCGAGGCCCGTGCCCTGTACGCACGGCTGGGCTACGCGGAGACGGAGCCGCACAACGCGGACCCGTACGCCGACCATTGGTTCGGCAAGTCGCTTCGCTGA
- a CDS encoding MFS transporter: MVLDAHSRAADPREEHVSGNVLVSIGALLLGMLLAALDQTIVSTALPTIVSELGGMEHLSWVVTAYLLASTAATPLWGKLGDQYGRKRLFQIAIVIFLIGSALCGMAQNMPQLIGFRALQGLGGGGLMVLSMAIVGDIVPPRERGRYQGLFGAVFGATSVLGPLLGGLFTQHLSWRWVFYVNLPVGVVALAVIAAVLHIPRRSTKHVIDYLGTFLIAAVATCLVLVASLGGTTWDWGSPQIIGLAVLGVLLGVAFVAVERRAAEPVLPLKLFRIRTFTLSAVISFIVGFAMFGAMTYLPTFLQVVQGVSPTLSGVHMLPMVVGLLLSSTVSGQIVSRTGRWKVFPVSGTAVTTIGLLLLHRLDEHSSTAEMSACFFVFGLGLGLVMQVLVLIVQNAVAYEDLGVATSGATFFRSIGASFGVAIFGTVFAGRLGDKLTEAFRGERLPPGISVGGLESDPRGIASLPSALRPQALHAYASAITDVFLYAAPVALLGFVLAWFLKEDPLRGSVTAPDVTETLASNPVERSSYDEVCRALSALGTREGRREIYRTIAERAGHDLQPASSWLLLRMRRRGSVEPSMVAERTTVPLPVVIEAVRQLEGRGLAVRQGLDMLLTEEGREVADQLADAREDSLAELLGDWWGPDRPTDLVQLVKELNAELCGSDREQPYGGKVLPDHRLK; this comes from the coding sequence ATGGTCTTGGACGCGCACAGCAGGGCGGCGGATCCACGTGAGGAACACGTGTCCGGAAACGTTCTCGTCTCCATCGGCGCCCTCCTGCTCGGCATGCTCCTCGCCGCCCTGGACCAGACGATCGTATCGACCGCCCTGCCCACCATCGTCAGCGAGCTCGGTGGTATGGAGCACCTGTCGTGGGTGGTCACCGCCTACCTGCTGGCGTCGACGGCCGCGACCCCGCTCTGGGGCAAACTCGGTGACCAGTACGGGCGCAAGAGGCTGTTCCAGATCGCGATCGTCATCTTCCTGATCGGCTCCGCGCTCTGCGGAATGGCGCAAAACATGCCGCAGCTGATCGGCTTCCGGGCGCTCCAGGGGCTGGGCGGCGGCGGTCTGATGGTGCTGTCGATGGCGATCGTCGGCGACATCGTGCCGCCCCGCGAACGCGGTCGCTACCAGGGCCTGTTCGGCGCGGTGTTCGGCGCCACGAGCGTCCTCGGCCCGCTGCTCGGCGGCCTGTTCACCCAACACCTCAGCTGGCGCTGGGTCTTCTACGTCAACCTGCCCGTCGGTGTCGTCGCCCTCGCCGTCATCGCCGCGGTCCTGCACATCCCGCGCCGCTCCACCAAGCACGTCATCGACTACCTCGGGACCTTCCTCATCGCCGCGGTCGCCACCTGCCTCGTCCTCGTGGCGTCCCTCGGCGGCACCACCTGGGACTGGGGCTCGCCGCAGATCATCGGCCTGGCGGTGCTGGGCGTGCTGCTCGGCGTGGCGTTCGTGGCGGTGGAACGGCGGGCGGCCGAGCCGGTGCTCCCGCTCAAACTGTTCCGCATCCGCACCTTCACCCTGTCCGCCGTGATCAGCTTCATCGTCGGCTTCGCGATGTTCGGCGCGATGACCTATCTGCCGACCTTCCTCCAGGTGGTGCAGGGCGTCTCACCGACCCTGTCCGGTGTGCACATGCTGCCGATGGTGGTCGGCCTGCTGCTGTCGTCCACCGTCTCCGGGCAGATCGTCAGCCGCACCGGCCGCTGGAAGGTGTTCCCGGTCAGCGGCACCGCCGTCACCACCATCGGCCTGCTCCTGCTGCACCGGCTCGACGAGCACAGTTCCACGGCCGAGATGAGCGCCTGCTTCTTCGTCTTCGGCCTCGGGCTCGGCCTGGTCATGCAGGTGCTGGTGCTGATCGTGCAGAACGCCGTCGCCTACGAGGATCTCGGCGTCGCCACCTCCGGCGCCACCTTCTTCCGCTCGATCGGGGCCTCCTTCGGCGTCGCGATCTTCGGCACGGTCTTCGCCGGCCGCCTCGGCGACAAGCTCACCGAGGCCTTCCGGGGCGAGCGGCTCCCGCCCGGGATCTCGGTGGGCGGCCTGGAGTCCGACCCGCGCGGCATCGCCTCGCTGCCCTCCGCCCTGCGCCCGCAGGCCCTGCACGCGTACGCGTCCGCCATCACCGACGTCTTCCTGTACGCCGCGCCCGTCGCCCTTCTCGGCTTCGTCCTGGCCTGGTTCCTCAAGGAGGACCCGCTGCGCGGCTCGGTCACCGCGCCCGACGTGACGGAGACCCTCGCCAGCAACCCGGTGGAACGGTCCTCCTACGACGAGGTGTGCCGGGCGCTGTCCGCCCTGGGCACCCGTGAGGGCCGCCGCGAGATCTACCGGACGATCGCCGAACGGGCCGGCCACGACCTCCAGCCGGCGTCGAGCTGGCTGCTGCTGCGGATGCGACGCCGGGGCAGCGTCGAGCCGTCGATGGTGGCCGAACGCACCACCGTCCCGCTGCCGGTGGTCATCGAGGCGGTCCGGCAGCTCGAAGGACGCGGGCTCGCCGTGCGCCAGGGCCTCGACATGCTGCTCACCGAGGAGGGCCGCGAGGTCGCCGACCAGCTCGCCGACGCCCGCGAGGACTCGCTCGCAGAGCTGCTGGGCGACTGGTGGGGCCCGGACCGGCCCACCGACCTGGTGCAGCTCGTCAAGGAGCTGAACGCGGAGCTGTGCGGATCCGACCGCGAACAGCCCTACGGCGGGAAGGTGTTGCCCGACCACCGGCTCAAGTGA
- a CDS encoding peptidoglycan-binding protein gives MSDPTGREGHQRQQGLPCPQCGALRALDNTPSCSCARRASENLRDTRSSEAAAAEDFDPLRIRPYVEFGNGTGNDAGNASGGEPGHGAAGRGSGPDHGSAPAGSAGHAPAGAGHVPTGAGHAPTGAGPSRGAGPAAGPASGRASGPADVTMPLPAVPAGPAAPAPFPDPARNPAVPVDATMPLRAVDPSAGPAPDATTALPTPLAPSFSEPSTTDLSLFEAADVGAVGPGGEEAHRPRRRRTLLVASTAAVVAVVAAAGFASGLFSYEKPTRDGAAPEDVRAAVPEVSTSAPSVSASASRSASPSASEASPSPSESESPSPSASESSASPSASPSEQAGQTATPTARVTGSLAPGNGADNLPDDSPEVVVLRRGDKGAEVTELQLRLRQLFLYNGEANGTFTGETEDALRNYQWSRGTTGDGLGVYGQLTRTRLEAETTEP, from the coding sequence GTGAGCGATCCGACGGGGCGTGAGGGGCACCAGCGGCAGCAGGGGCTGCCGTGCCCGCAGTGCGGTGCGCTCCGCGCGCTCGACAACACCCCGTCCTGCTCCTGTGCCCGGCGCGCCTCCGAGAACCTGCGCGACACGCGCAGCTCCGAGGCGGCCGCCGCGGAGGACTTCGATCCGCTGCGGATCCGCCCCTACGTCGAGTTCGGTAACGGGACCGGGAACGACGCGGGCAACGCGAGCGGCGGCGAGCCCGGGCACGGCGCCGCCGGACGGGGTTCCGGCCCCGACCACGGCAGCGCCCCGGCGGGCAGTGCCGGACACGCACCGGCGGGGGCGGGGCACGTACCGACGGGGGCCGGACACGCACCGACGGGGGCGGGTCCCTCGCGAGGGGCGGGACCGGCCGCGGGTCCGGCCTCCGGTCGGGCCTCGGGCCCGGCCGACGTGACCATGCCACTGCCGGCCGTTCCGGCCGGCCCCGCCGCCCCGGCGCCGTTCCCGGACCCGGCGCGGAACCCGGCCGTGCCGGTCGACGCGACGATGCCCCTGCGGGCCGTGGATCCCTCCGCCGGTCCGGCACCGGACGCGACCACCGCCCTGCCCACTCCGCTGGCACCCTCCTTCTCGGAGCCCAGCACCACCGACCTGAGCCTGTTCGAGGCGGCGGACGTCGGCGCCGTCGGCCCGGGGGGCGAGGAAGCGCACCGTCCGCGCCGCCGCCGCACGCTGCTGGTCGCCTCGACCGCCGCCGTCGTGGCCGTGGTGGCGGCCGCCGGGTTCGCCTCCGGACTGTTCTCCTACGAGAAGCCGACGCGTGACGGGGCCGCTCCCGAGGACGTGCGGGCGGCCGTGCCCGAGGTCTCGACGAGCGCACCCTCGGTGTCGGCCTCGGCGAGCCGGTCCGCGTCCCCGTCGGCCTCGGAGGCGTCGCCGTCCCCCTCGGAGAGCGAGAGCCCGTCGCCCTCCGCCTCGGAGTCGAGCGCGTCGCCGTCGGCGTCCCCGTCGGAGCAGGCCGGGCAGACGGCCACGCCGACCGCGCGGGTGACCGGCTCTCTCGCACCCGGGAACGGGGCCGACAACCTGCCGGACGACTCCCCCGAGGTGGTCGTCCTGCGGCGTGGGGACAAGGGCGCCGAGGTGACCGAACTCCAGTTGCGGCTGCGCCAGTTGTTCCTCTACAACGGCGAGGCCAACGGCACGTTCACCGGCGAGACCGAGGACGCGCTGCGCAACTACCAGTGGTCCCGGGGCACCACGGGCGACGGTCTGGGCGTCTACGGGCAGCTGACCCGGACACGCCTGGAAGCCGAGACGACGGAGCCGTAG
- a CDS encoding HAD-IA family hydrolase, with protein sequence MPVLTARALLLDMDGTLVDSDAVVERIWRRWAEAHGLDGDEVMKVVHGRQGHASMAVLLPGRPERLNHADNARMLAEETADMDGVVPVPGAPEFLASLRGVPHALVTSADVPLSTARMAAAGLPLPGVRVTAESVGASKPDPEGFLKGAAELGIAPADCVVFEDSGAGIAAGRAAGMRVVGVGPRAAAHGPDVVVRDLRQVRVETVGPDVRLHVA encoded by the coding sequence ATGCCGGTCCTGACCGCCCGCGCCCTTCTGCTCGACATGGACGGCACGCTCGTCGACTCCGACGCCGTGGTCGAGCGGATCTGGCGGCGCTGGGCCGAAGCGCACGGGCTCGACGGCGACGAGGTCATGAAGGTCGTCCACGGCCGCCAGGGCCACGCCTCCATGGCCGTACTGCTGCCCGGCCGGCCGGAACGCCTCAACCACGCCGACAATGCCCGGATGCTGGCGGAGGAGACCGCCGACATGGACGGCGTCGTGCCGGTGCCCGGCGCGCCGGAGTTCCTCGCCTCCCTGCGCGGCGTCCCGCACGCCCTGGTCACCTCGGCGGACGTCCCCCTGTCCACCGCCCGGATGGCCGCCGCCGGACTGCCGCTTCCCGGGGTGCGGGTCACCGCGGAGTCGGTGGGCGCGAGCAAGCCGGATCCCGAGGGCTTCCTCAAGGGCGCCGCGGAGCTGGGGATCGCCCCGGCCGACTGCGTGGTGTTCGAGGACTCGGGTGCGGGCATAGCGGCCGGCCGTGCCGCCGGCATGCGTGTCGTGGGCGTCGGGCCCCGGGCGGCCGCGCACGGCCCCGACGTGGTGGTCCGGGATCTGCGCCAGGTGCGCGTCGAGACGGTCGGACCGGACGTACGCCTGCACGTGGCGTGA
- a CDS encoding TMEM165/GDT1 family protein yields the protein MISITVTALVFGVVFLAELPDKTALAGLVLGTRYRASYVFAGVAAAFALHVALAVAAGSVLTLLPQQLVHALTGVLFLGGAAVLLLKKDDGEEEIRKPENQSFWKVAGAGFMLILVAEFGDLTQIMTANLAARYDDPLSVGLGAVLALWAVAGLGIVGGKALMKRVPLKLITQIAALLMLALGVWSLWEAIAG from the coding sequence TTGATCAGCATCACCGTGACGGCGCTCGTCTTCGGCGTCGTCTTCCTGGCCGAGCTGCCGGACAAGACCGCGCTCGCCGGCCTCGTCCTCGGCACCCGCTACCGCGCCTCGTACGTGTTCGCCGGGGTCGCCGCCGCCTTCGCGCTGCATGTCGCGCTGGCCGTCGCGGCGGGCAGCGTGCTGACCCTGCTGCCGCAGCAGCTCGTCCACGCTCTGACCGGCGTCCTGTTCCTCGGCGGCGCGGCGGTGCTGCTGCTCAAGAAGGACGACGGCGAGGAGGAGATCCGCAAGCCCGAGAACCAGTCCTTCTGGAAGGTGGCCGGCGCGGGCTTCATGCTGATCCTCGTCGCCGAGTTCGGCGACCTCACCCAGATCATGACGGCGAACCTCGCCGCCCGCTACGACGACCCGCTCTCCGTCGGCCTCGGCGCGGTGCTGGCCCTCTGGGCGGTGGCCGGACTCGGCATTGTCGGCGGAAAGGCGCTGATGAAGCGGGTGCCGCTGAAGCTGATCACACAGATCGCGGCCCTGCTGATGCTGGCGCTCGGCGTATGGAGCCTGTGGGAGGCGATCGCGGGCTGA